The following are encoded together in the Raineyella sp. LH-20 genome:
- a CDS encoding UvrD-helicase domain-containing protein — MTTVDGPALCRLVGIPFSAEQLAAITAPLEPGVIIAGAGTGKTTVMAARVVWLVASGLVRPEQVLGLTFTRRAARELGNRIRASLEGAGLLGTAEESGGPTVATYDAFAGTLCAEHGPRLGVEGDLRLVDDAELHALADRVVAEGRVAAPGLADLSVATVVERVVALSGEMLANGVTIERLLDQCRAFRAELEEVPLYRGKPYKDVVDALGVDRARRELVGFVGDLWAAKARDGVVEFADRTALAARLATEVAGVGRGLREEFRVVLLDEYQDTSAAQTSMLAGLFSGPDPAHGRGFPVTAVGDPLQAIYEWRGAAVGTIAGFPGRFPAADGTPARHFTLRTNRRSGHAILAVANEVSAPLRATGGPACPEALIGPDRAAPGEVTVHRALSWDDELDHIVRTLLEEHQRGVGWADIAVLGRRRADLAVLHRVLDDAGIPSVLVGLGGLLELPECGQVIAVLRLLHDVTDNLSAVTVLAGPRWRLGSRDLAALAHRAALLAGEGQDPCLLDAVDDPGPAGLSAEARARVAVLSAELARLRAHAGDPISELVARVVRALGIVPELLAGRGSDGARQVDALIEAVEEYGSRRASAGLAGLLAWFDAEIRVGRGMEQSPPPAQDAVTLLTVHASKGLEWDVVLLPAVVDGVFPSTPTPADWTRSAQVLPFELRGDADGLPHPVEMTRTGLKEWRDELKDLARDGERRLGYVAVSRARHRLHVSGHRWHPDAVTERRESPFLRAARTALGQPDDAPEDTAAANPYAERGADDLGAGRAVPPGSAAPDPGDPGAAVAPGWSGASAGDTVPEAVRDLALAVDRWRGVLADGGRPAPPPEADSAARAERWRRDGDRIIARLRARPSPVDVEGPGRLSVTEIVRGIADPEALREQVRRPMPVQPSRRATLGTRFHAWVEERFRHQGTLDMQFEEAEGIAVGRQRSEADDAMLAEFDLLCRAFRAGRFADRQPLALELPFALSLGGRLVRGRIDAVYRQPAGADTDYLVVDWKTHRGGTADPLQLALYRLAVARVYGVEVDRIAAGFYYVRRDRFDLAEDLPTVDELVADVARLTAVLGRE; from the coding sequence ATGACGACGGTCGACGGTCCGGCCCTGTGTCGGCTGGTCGGCATCCCGTTCTCAGCCGAGCAACTCGCGGCGATCACCGCGCCGCTCGAGCCCGGGGTGATCATCGCTGGGGCCGGCACCGGCAAGACGACGGTGATGGCGGCACGGGTCGTCTGGCTGGTCGCATCCGGTCTGGTCCGGCCGGAACAGGTCCTCGGCCTGACCTTCACCCGGCGGGCCGCCCGGGAGCTGGGGAATCGGATCCGGGCCTCCCTGGAGGGCGCCGGCCTGCTCGGGACGGCCGAGGAGTCCGGCGGGCCGACGGTGGCGACGTACGACGCATTCGCCGGGACGCTGTGCGCCGAGCACGGGCCTCGGCTCGGGGTGGAAGGCGACCTTCGCCTGGTCGACGACGCGGAGCTCCATGCCCTGGCGGACCGGGTGGTCGCCGAGGGCCGGGTCGCCGCGCCGGGGCTCGCCGACCTGTCAGTGGCCACCGTCGTCGAACGGGTGGTGGCGCTGAGCGGGGAGATGCTCGCGAACGGTGTGACGATCGAGCGGCTCCTCGACCAGTGCCGCGCCTTCCGGGCCGAGCTCGAGGAGGTGCCGCTGTATCGGGGCAAGCCGTACAAGGACGTGGTCGACGCCCTCGGGGTGGATCGGGCCCGACGGGAGCTGGTCGGCTTCGTCGGCGACCTGTGGGCGGCGAAGGCCCGCGACGGGGTGGTCGAGTTCGCCGACCGTACGGCACTGGCCGCCCGGTTGGCGACCGAGGTGGCCGGAGTCGGCCGCGGGCTGCGCGAGGAGTTCCGGGTGGTGCTGCTGGACGAGTATCAGGACACCTCCGCGGCGCAGACCAGCATGTTGGCCGGCCTGTTCTCGGGCCCCGACCCTGCCCACGGGCGGGGATTCCCGGTCACCGCCGTCGGCGACCCCCTGCAGGCCATCTATGAGTGGCGCGGGGCGGCGGTCGGCACCATCGCCGGGTTCCCCGGCCGATTCCCGGCCGCCGACGGCACTCCGGCACGACACTTCACGCTGCGGACGAACCGCCGCTCCGGCCATGCGATCCTGGCGGTCGCCAACGAGGTGTCGGCGCCGCTGCGCGCCACGGGCGGACCGGCCTGCCCCGAGGCGTTGATCGGACCGGACCGGGCTGCGCCGGGGGAGGTCACCGTTCATCGGGCGCTCAGCTGGGACGATGAGCTGGACCACATCGTCCGTACGCTCCTGGAGGAGCACCAGCGGGGGGTCGGCTGGGCCGACATCGCGGTGCTGGGGCGCCGTCGGGCCGATCTCGCCGTGCTGCACCGCGTCCTGGACGACGCCGGCATCCCGTCGGTGCTCGTCGGGCTGGGGGGTCTGCTGGAGTTGCCGGAATGCGGTCAGGTGATCGCCGTGTTGCGGCTGCTGCACGACGTCACCGACAATCTGTCCGCGGTGACCGTGCTCGCCGGTCCCCGCTGGCGCCTCGGGTCCCGCGACCTGGCCGCACTGGCGCACCGTGCGGCGCTGCTGGCCGGGGAGGGTCAGGATCCGTGTCTGCTGGACGCCGTCGATGACCCGGGTCCCGCGGGACTGTCCGCCGAGGCCCGGGCACGGGTGGCGGTGCTCTCCGCGGAGTTGGCGCGGCTGCGGGCCCACGCCGGGGATCCGATCAGCGAATTGGTCGCCCGGGTGGTCCGTGCCCTCGGGATCGTCCCGGAACTGCTGGCCGGTCGGGGCAGCGATGGTGCCCGGCAGGTGGACGCCCTGATCGAGGCCGTCGAGGAGTACGGCTCGCGGCGAGCCTCGGCCGGGCTGGCCGGTCTGCTGGCCTGGTTCGACGCCGAGATCCGGGTCGGGCGGGGCATGGAGCAGTCCCCACCGCCGGCCCAGGACGCCGTCACGCTGCTCACCGTGCACGCGTCGAAGGGGCTGGAGTGGGACGTGGTGCTGCTGCCCGCCGTGGTCGACGGTGTCTTCCCCAGCACACCGACGCCGGCTGACTGGACCCGCTCGGCGCAGGTGCTGCCGTTCGAACTGCGCGGGGATGCCGACGGCCTGCCGCACCCGGTCGAGATGACCCGGACGGGCTTGAAGGAATGGCGCGACGAACTCAAGGATCTCGCCCGCGACGGCGAACGACGGCTCGGCTACGTCGCGGTGTCGCGGGCCCGTCACCGGCTGCACGTCTCGGGTCATCGCTGGCACCCGGACGCCGTGACCGAACGCCGCGAGTCGCCGTTTCTTCGGGCCGCCCGTACCGCGCTGGGACAACCGGACGACGCGCCGGAGGACACGGCGGCGGCCAACCCGTACGCCGAGCGCGGTGCGGACGACCTCGGCGCGGGGCGGGCGGTCCCTCCGGGCAGCGCCGCGCCGGATCCTGGTGATCCGGGTGCCGCGGTCGCTCCCGGCTGGTCCGGTGCGAGTGCCGGTGACACCGTTCCGGAGGCTGTCCGCGACCTCGCCCTGGCGGTGGACCGCTGGCGGGGAGTCCTCGCCGACGGCGGCCGACCCGCCCCGCCACCGGAGGCCGACAGCGCCGCCCGGGCCGAGCGGTGGCGTCGCGACGGGGACCGGATCATCGCCCGGTTGCGGGCACGGCCCTCACCGGTCGATGTGGAAGGTCCCGGCCGGCTCTCGGTGACGGAGATCGTCCGCGGCATCGCCGACCCGGAGGCGCTGCGCGAGCAGGTGCGCCGCCCGATGCCCGTCCAGCCGTCACGGCGGGCGACGCTGGGCACCCGCTTCCATGCCTGGGTGGAGGAGCGGTTCCGCCACCAGGGCACCCTCGACATGCAGTTCGAGGAGGCGGAGGGGATCGCCGTCGGCCGTCAGCGGTCCGAGGCCGACGATGCGATGCTGGCCGAGTTCGACCTGCTGTGCCGAGCGTTCCGGGCGGGCCGGTTCGCCGACCGCCAGCCGCTGGCCCTCGAGTTGCCGTTCGCCCTGTCGCTGGGCGGACGGCTGGTGCGCGGCCGGATCGACGCCGTCTACCGCCAGCCTGCGGGGGCGGACACCGACTACCTGGTGGTCGATTGGAAGACCCACCGCGGCGGCACGGCCGATCCGCTTCAGCTGGCTCTCTACCGGCTGGCGGTGGCCAGGGTGTACGGCGTGGAGGTGGACCGGATCGCCGCCGGCTTCTACTACGTCCGCCGCGACCGGTTCGACCTCGCCGAGGACCTGCCCACCGTCGACGAGCTGGTCGCCGACGTGGCCCGGCTCACTGCTGTGCTGGGCCGGGAATAG
- the recD gene encoding exodeoxyribonuclease V subunit alpha encodes MTSTTGSTSVIGTGLVAAFDAAGVFGFADVQAAQQLAFLGGADDPRVPLAIALAIRAVRAGSVCIDLAGVKEAIFESDENAVDVSALDWPDLADWLACLRASPLVSVGVDGPPGRPLRLVGSLLYLDRYWRDEQLVRADVDLRRSTPMVGADRDRIAATLRAVFPRVEGPTGLAPGEPDHQRAAAATTVATRLCVLQGGPGTGKTATIARILVVLATLEPDLHIGLAAPTGKAAARMGEAIKDALATVGDADPAVVQRLIRLHATTVHSLLGWRRDSTTRFAHDRTMPLPYDLIVVDEMSMVSLSLMARLLEATRPDARLLLVGDPDQLASVEAGAVFSDIGALVRAQDPTGRATTTTRELLDSLVDPVDRPALARPGLVGLSHTWRFQGRIADLALAIRDGDPDRVDTLIDGLGPGDNVVFTPVSRGPEDAAYATLRQRMVAWGSELERLAEQGDAAETLAELNRHRLLCAHRRGPAGVTTWNRIARGWLGRAGEETTAIGEPLLVTRRDRALQVYNGDVGAVVATPAGRRLALADLHERSVRFLAPVQLTGLVPMYASTIHKAQGSQFDEVSVILPDEGSALLTRELLYTAITRASGAVHLYGTRAALREAVCRRANRASGLAGGRDGDR; translated from the coding sequence ATGACGAGCACCACGGGGTCCACCAGCGTCATCGGGACCGGACTGGTCGCCGCGTTCGACGCAGCCGGCGTGTTCGGCTTCGCCGATGTCCAGGCCGCCCAGCAGCTGGCGTTCCTCGGCGGAGCGGATGACCCCCGGGTGCCGCTGGCCATCGCCCTGGCGATCCGTGCGGTGCGCGCCGGCTCGGTGTGCATCGACCTCGCCGGCGTCAAGGAGGCGATCTTCGAGAGCGACGAGAACGCGGTCGACGTCTCCGCCTTGGACTGGCCGGACCTGGCGGACTGGCTGGCCTGCCTGCGGGCGAGTCCGCTGGTCAGCGTCGGTGTCGACGGGCCGCCCGGACGACCACTACGGCTGGTGGGAAGTCTCCTGTATCTGGATCGCTACTGGCGCGACGAGCAACTGGTCCGCGCCGACGTCGACCTGCGCCGCAGCACCCCGATGGTCGGGGCGGACCGGGACCGGATCGCCGCCACCCTGCGGGCGGTGTTCCCGCGGGTCGAGGGACCGACCGGCCTGGCCCCCGGGGAGCCGGACCACCAGCGAGCGGCGGCCGCGACGACCGTGGCGACCCGGCTGTGCGTGCTGCAGGGTGGCCCCGGCACCGGCAAGACCGCCACCATTGCCCGGATCCTGGTGGTCCTCGCGACGCTGGAACCCGACCTGCACATCGGCCTGGCGGCCCCCACCGGCAAGGCGGCCGCCCGGATGGGCGAGGCGATCAAGGACGCCCTGGCCACGGTCGGCGACGCCGACCCGGCGGTGGTCCAGCGGCTCATCCGGCTGCACGCCACCACGGTGCACAGCCTGCTGGGCTGGCGGCGCGACAGCACGACGCGCTTCGCCCACGACCGCACCATGCCGCTGCCGTACGACCTGATCGTGGTCGACGAGATGTCGATGGTGTCGCTGTCGCTGATGGCGCGGCTGCTCGAGGCGACCCGCCCGGACGCCCGGCTGCTGCTCGTCGGCGACCCCGACCAGCTCGCCTCGGTGGAGGCCGGCGCGGTGTTCTCCGACATCGGCGCCCTGGTGCGCGCTCAGGACCCGACCGGACGCGCCACGACGACGACCCGGGAGCTGCTGGACAGCCTGGTCGATCCGGTCGACCGACCCGCCCTGGCCCGCCCCGGGCTGGTGGGGCTGAGTCACACCTGGCGGTTCCAGGGCCGGATCGCCGACCTCGCCCTGGCGATCCGGGACGGCGATCCCGACCGTGTCGACACCCTGATCGACGGGCTGGGCCCGGGTGACAACGTCGTCTTCACCCCCGTCTCGCGAGGCCCGGAGGATGCGGCGTACGCCACCCTGCGGCAGCGGATGGTGGCGTGGGGGTCGGAGCTGGAGCGCCTCGCCGAGCAGGGCGACGCCGCGGAGACGCTCGCGGAGCTGAATCGTCACCGCCTGCTCTGCGCCCATCGGCGCGGCCCGGCCGGGGTGACCACCTGGAACCGGATCGCCCGCGGCTGGTTGGGACGCGCCGGGGAGGAGACAACGGCGATCGGAGAGCCGCTCCTGGTGACCCGGCGCGACAGGGCCCTGCAGGTCTACAACGGGGACGTCGGCGCCGTGGTCGCCACCCCGGCCGGCCGACGGCTCGCGCTGGCCGACCTGCACGAGCGGAGCGTACGGTTCCTCGCCCCGGTGCAACTCACCGGACTGGTCCCGATGTATGCCAGCACCATCCACAAGGCGCAGGGCAGCCAGTTCGACGAGGTCTCGGTGATCCTGCCCGACGAGGGATCGGCGCTGCTCACCCGCGAACTGCTCTACACGGCGATCACCCGCGCCTCGGGGGCGGTCCATCTGTACGGCACCCGCGCCGCCCTGCGGGAGGCGGTCTGCCGGCGGGCCAACCGCGCGTCGGGGCTGGCCGGCGGCCGGGACGGAGACCGCTGA
- the nudC gene encoding NAD(+) diphosphatase, which yields MDWSVASMLDRSEEHRDDAGWVHRQWRSSDALLLPVGPGGRLPVAPGPALRYAATAGDLDPATTHLLGVLDGHAVFCRVVDEVTGETAIVREIGHRLAEGQAEVAFCATSLANWHRIEPRCAACGALTEPRRAGLMRHCPACGRDTWPRTDPAVIVAVTNTDDEILLAHQPVWAAGRVSVLAGFVETGESLEQAIHREILEEAGVRLGEVRYVASQPWPFPRSLMLGFRATAVTTRITVDAEELAWGRWFSRADVRAGRADGSLVLPPGSSIARRLIEDWLGEQA from the coding sequence ATGGACTGGTCGGTGGCGAGCATGTTGGACCGCAGCGAGGAGCATCGGGACGACGCCGGGTGGGTGCACCGGCAGTGGCGCTCGTCGGACGCGCTGCTGCTGCCGGTCGGCCCGGGCGGACGGCTTCCCGTCGCGCCGGGACCCGCCCTGCGCTACGCGGCGACCGCCGGTGATCTGGATCCGGCCACCACCCATCTGCTCGGCGTGCTGGACGGCCATGCGGTGTTCTGCCGGGTCGTCGACGAGGTGACCGGCGAGACGGCGATCGTCCGCGAGATCGGCCACCGACTCGCCGAGGGCCAGGCCGAGGTGGCGTTCTGTGCCACCTCGCTGGCCAACTGGCATCGGATCGAGCCGCGCTGCGCCGCTTGCGGTGCCCTCACCGAGCCGCGCCGCGCCGGACTGATGCGGCACTGCCCGGCGTGCGGCCGCGACACCTGGCCACGGACCGACCCGGCCGTCATCGTCGCGGTGACGAACACCGACGACGAGATCCTGCTGGCCCACCAGCCGGTCTGGGCGGCGGGCCGGGTCTCGGTGCTGGCCGGGTTCGTCGAGACCGGGGAGTCCCTGGAGCAGGCGATCCACCGCGAGATCCTCGAGGAGGCAGGCGTCCGGCTGGGCGAGGTGCGCTACGTCGCCAGCCAGCCGTGGCCCTTCCCGCGCTCCCTGATGCTCGGCTTCCGGGCCACCGCGGTGACCACCCGGATCACTGTCGACGCCGAGGAACTGGCCTGGGGACGTTGGTTCAGCCGGGCCGACGTCCGGGCGGGTCGGGCCGACGGCAGTCTGGTGCTCCCGCCGGGCTCCTCGATCGCCCGCCGGCTGATCGAGGACTGGCTCGGCGAGCAGGCCTGA
- a CDS encoding UvrD-helicase domain-containing protein — MPETPLLSPAPPSPGPAPVDSADRLDLAAPLPGGTTLLEASAGTGKTHTIASLVVLSVARGTPLRSILLITFTRKAARELRARVRSRLTEAVRVLDTPAAPNEDPLWQALRADASATTRDRLVEARTDFDAATIATIHEFAGSMLDRLGLLSGHRTGTALLADHHAITTEVADDLHLSMYGGLADPPFSPEVARTLVAAAMATPAAPIVPDPADDPAVAARVDFAGRARREVERRLISRGLYTYDDLIGRLAAALRQPATATATAARLREAYRVVMVDEFQDTDPRQWEILQTAFHGHSDLFLIGDPKQAIYGFRGGDVQTYLAAAQAADRRLTLTTNWRSDASVVRAVDAVLGGTALGDPDITLVPVRACHEGSRLHDPVGTPCPGMELRRLSRTYRSVSAQRERIRRDAVAVVTRLLTDGTTLDDGGSARPVRPRDIAVLVRTNIAAERMARALIGHGIPAVLNGADSVLRSPAATAWRDLLATLLDPQPAAVHRLALGPFVGWGLEDLIRAGEDERSVLFIRARTWARRWQECGVTAVLEAALDEGQLAAGSISRTGSEREITDLRHLGQLLHEAETDGHLAPRRLLAWLDDAMSAAGRSGDDDHSLRLETEAEAVQVLTVHSAKGLEFPIVLLPDMTDVRPAAKDEVVPEAFTVHDRAGDRMVDVGGRRDPSSRARHRIALDEAAGEQLRVLYVAMTRAASQVIAWWAPHEKNAPAAPLHRALFGERAVDGTLPRVVAALEDQAPPPLAEVRVAYVADDTEPLPPPTAPEPAPPLLLRRFDRPLDTAWRRTSYTGLTAAQHDRTPDAPLFDGVRADDEPALDGSSVPPSDTAVADAARAVAGRAVAGGAADATDPAAGRTSPWGLLPTGARFGTLVHAVLEAWDPSGTPFTRLVDGAVASSPVDGLDPAALAAALDAATRTPLGGELAATSLADVALGDRLSELDFELPLGGGDRPGEASLLADIADALDRHLPADDPLAGVGYPAHLRAPGLGDQTLRGFLTGSIDAVLRVGGATPRFVVVDYKTNWLGGPPSDGLLPLAAYAPGSLAGAMAAAHYPLQALLYTVALHRFLSWRLPGYRPEEHLGGIRYLFLRGMVGPGTPTAGDVPYGVFAWRPPAALVVEIADLITDGRPLP, encoded by the coding sequence GTGCCCGAGACCCCGCTCCTCTCCCCCGCACCGCCCTCCCCCGGGCCGGCCCCGGTCGACAGCGCCGACCGGCTCGACCTCGCCGCGCCGCTGCCGGGTGGAACGACCCTGCTGGAGGCCAGCGCCGGCACCGGGAAGACCCACACCATCGCCTCCCTGGTCGTCCTCTCGGTCGCCCGGGGCACCCCGCTGCGCTCGATCCTGCTGATCACCTTCACCCGCAAGGCGGCCCGCGAACTACGTGCCCGGGTGCGGTCCCGGCTGACCGAGGCGGTCCGGGTCCTCGACACCCCTGCCGCACCGAACGAGGACCCGCTGTGGCAGGCGCTGCGCGCCGACGCGTCCGCGACCACCCGGGACCGGCTCGTCGAGGCCCGCACCGACTTCGACGCGGCCACGATCGCCACCATCCATGAGTTCGCCGGATCGATGCTCGACCGCCTCGGTCTCCTGTCCGGGCATCGTACGGGCACCGCCCTGCTGGCCGACCACCACGCGATCACCACCGAGGTCGCCGACGACCTCCACCTGTCGATGTACGGCGGCCTGGCCGATCCGCCGTTCTCCCCGGAGGTCGCCCGCACCCTGGTCGCCGCCGCGATGGCCACACCGGCAGCGCCGATCGTGCCCGATCCGGCCGACGATCCCGCCGTCGCCGCCCGGGTCGACTTCGCCGGACGGGCCCGTCGGGAAGTGGAGCGCCGGCTCATCTCCCGGGGGCTCTACACGTACGACGACCTGATCGGGCGACTCGCCGCCGCGCTGCGGCAGCCCGCCACCGCGACCGCCACCGCGGCCCGACTGCGCGAGGCCTACCGAGTGGTGATGGTCGACGAGTTCCAGGACACCGATCCCCGGCAGTGGGAGATCCTGCAGACCGCCTTCCACGGGCACAGCGACCTGTTCCTGATCGGGGATCCCAAACAGGCGATCTACGGTTTTCGCGGCGGTGACGTACAGACCTACCTGGCCGCCGCCCAGGCGGCCGACCGGCGGCTGACGCTGACCACCAACTGGCGCTCCGACGCGAGCGTCGTCCGCGCCGTCGACGCGGTCCTCGGCGGCACGGCGCTCGGCGACCCGGACATCACCCTGGTGCCGGTGCGGGCCTGTCACGAGGGCTCACGACTGCACGATCCGGTGGGCACGCCGTGCCCCGGGATGGAGCTGCGCCGACTGTCGCGTACGTACCGCAGCGTCAGCGCCCAGCGCGAGCGGATCCGCCGCGACGCCGTCGCGGTGGTCACCCGGCTGCTCACCGACGGCACCACGCTCGACGACGGCGGCAGCGCCCGGCCGGTCCGGCCCCGCGACATCGCCGTGCTGGTCCGCACCAACATCGCCGCCGAGCGGATGGCCCGGGCGCTCATCGGCCACGGCATCCCGGCCGTGCTGAACGGGGCCGACAGCGTGCTCAGGTCTCCGGCGGCCACCGCCTGGCGCGACCTGCTGGCGACGCTGCTGGATCCGCAACCGGCCGCTGTCCACCGGCTCGCCCTGGGGCCGTTCGTCGGCTGGGGACTCGAGGACCTGATCCGTGCCGGCGAGGACGAGCGCTCCGTGCTGTTCATCCGCGCCCGCACATGGGCGCGGCGATGGCAGGAGTGCGGGGTGACCGCGGTGCTCGAGGCCGCCCTGGACGAGGGGCAGCTGGCGGCCGGGTCGATCAGCCGGACCGGGTCGGAGCGGGAGATCACCGACCTGCGCCATCTCGGCCAGCTGCTGCACGAGGCGGAGACCGACGGGCATCTCGCCCCGCGGCGCCTGCTCGCGTGGCTGGACGACGCGATGTCGGCGGCCGGCCGGTCGGGGGACGACGACCACTCGCTGCGGCTGGAGACCGAGGCGGAGGCCGTCCAGGTGCTCACCGTGCACTCCGCCAAAGGGCTGGAGTTCCCGATCGTGCTGCTGCCCGACATGACCGACGTCCGGCCGGCCGCCAAGGACGAGGTGGTGCCCGAGGCGTTCACCGTGCATGACCGGGCCGGCGATCGGATGGTGGACGTCGGTGGGCGGCGGGACCCGTCGTCGCGGGCCCGTCATCGGATCGCTCTGGACGAGGCTGCCGGCGAACAGCTCCGGGTGCTCTACGTCGCGATGACCCGTGCCGCCTCCCAGGTGATCGCCTGGTGGGCCCCGCACGAGAAGAACGCGCCGGCCGCCCCGCTGCACCGGGCGCTGTTCGGCGAACGGGCCGTCGACGGCACGCTGCCCCGGGTCGTCGCCGCCCTGGAGGACCAGGCACCGCCGCCGCTGGCCGAGGTACGGGTGGCGTACGTCGCCGACGACACCGAGCCGCTTCCGCCGCCGACCGCACCGGAGCCGGCGCCGCCGCTGCTGCTCCGCCGGTTCGACCGTCCCCTCGACACTGCCTGGCGGCGGACCTCCTACACCGGTCTGACCGCCGCCCAGCACGACCGAACTCCTGACGCTCCCCTCTTCGACGGCGTGCGGGCCGACGACGAGCCCGCCTTGGACGGATCGTCGGTCCCGCCGAGCGACACCGCGGTCGCCGATGCCGCCAGGGCGGTGGCAGGCAGGGCGGTGGCAGGCGGGGCCGCGGACGCGACCGATCCAGCGGCCGGCCGGACCTCCCCGTGGGGGCTGCTGCCGACCGGCGCACGGTTCGGCACCCTGGTCCACGCGGTGCTCGAGGCCTGGGACCCGTCCGGCACGCCGTTCACCCGGCTCGTCGACGGCGCGGTGGCGAGCTCGCCGGTCGACGGACTCGACCCGGCCGCGCTCGCGGCCGCGCTGGACGCGGCGACCCGTACGCCGCTCGGCGGCGAACTGGCCGCGACCAGTCTGGCCGACGTCGCTCTCGGCGACCGGCTCAGCGAGCTCGACTTCGAGCTGCCGCTGGGCGGTGGCGACCGGCCCGGGGAGGCCTCCCTGCTCGCCGACATCGCCGATGCGCTGGACCGCCACCTGCCGGCGGACGACCCGCTGGCCGGCGTCGGTTATCCGGCGCACCTGCGCGCCCCCGGGCTGGGTGACCAGACGCTGCGAGGCTTCCTCACCGGCAGCATCGACGCCGTGCTGCGGGTGGGCGGTGCCACACCGCGGTTCGTGGTGGTGGACTACAAGACGAACTGGCTGGGTGGGCCGCCCAGTGACGGTCTGCTCCCGTTGGCGGCGTACGCTCCGGGGTCACTGGCCGGAGCGATGGCGGCCGCACACTATCCGCTGCAGGCGCTGCTCTACACGGTCGCCCTGCACCGGTTCCTCAGCTGGCGGCTGCCCGGCTACCGTCCCGAGGAGCACCTGGGCGGGATCCGCTACCTCTTCCTGCGCGGCATGGTCGGCCCGGGGACGCCGACGGCCGGCGACGTGCCGTACGGGGTGTTCGCCTGGCGTCCGCCGGCCGCACTGGTCGTCGAGATCGCCGACCTGATCACCGACGGGAGGCCGCTGCCATGA